The following is a genomic window from Streptomyces sp. BHT-5-2.
AGGGCGGCGGCCGTGGCTTCTTCGGCGGTGGCGGCGGCTGGCCGTTCGAGTTCGGCGGCAACCAGTACAACGGCGACACCGGCTCGTCCAAGACCACCTACAAGGCGATACAGACCGACGCCGCGCTCAACCCGGGCAACTCCGGCGGCGCCCTGATCAACATGCAGGGGCAGATCATCGGCATCAACTCGGCCATGTACTCGCCGAGTTCGTCGGACAGCAGCCAGGCGGGCAGCGTCGGCCTCGGCTTCGCCATCCCGATCAACACCGTCAAGGCCGACCTCGACACGCTGCGCAGCGGCGGCAACGGCGGGAACAGCGGGGTCTGAGCAGGGCCGGGCGGGCCTCCGGCCGGGGGCGCCGCCGGGCGGTGGAGAACCGCGGAGGGTTTTCCACAGGGCGTCCGTCCGCGCGGCATCCGTGTCAGGCTGAAGCCAGCAGCACAGGTCCAGCCGGCCGTCAGCAACGTCATCCGAGGTAGTCACGCACATGAGCCCCGCCGAGCACGGTGATCACCCCGCCCGCATCCTGATCGTCGACGACGAGCCCGCGGTCCGCGAGGCGCTCCAGCGCTCCCTCGCCTTCGAGGGGTACGGCACCGAGCAGGCCGTCGACGGACTGGACGCGGTGGAGAAGGTCGCCGCCTACGACCCCGAACTCATCGTGCTGGACGTGCTGATGCCCCGGATGGACGGACTGACCGCCGCCCGCCGGCTGCGGGCGAGCGGGGTGACCGTGCCGATCCTGATGCTGACCGCGCGGGACACCGTCGGTGACCGCGTCACCGGCCTCGACGCCGGCGCCGACGACTACCTCGTCAAACCCTTCGAGCTGGACGAGCTGCTGGCCCGGATCCGCGCCCTGCTGCGCCGCAGCGCGTACGCGGCGGCCGGCACCGCCCGGCCCGACGAGAGCGAGCTCCTGGGCTTCGCCGATCTGCGGATGAATCTCGCCACCCGCGAGGTGACCCGCGGCAACCGCCCGGTCGACCTGACCCGCACCGAGTTCACGCTCCTGGAGATGTTCCTGGCCCACCCCCGGCAGGTCCTCACCCGCGAGCAGATCCTCAAGGCCGTCTGGGGCTTCGACTTCGAACCGACCTCCAACTCCCTGGACGTGTACGTGATGTACCTCCGCCGCAAGACGGAGGCGGGCGGCGAGCCGCGGCTGGTCCACACCGTGCGCGGGGTGGGCTACGTCCTGCGGCTGGGGGGCGGTGCGGAATGAGCGGCACCGGCGACGCCCACCCGGCGCACGGCCGACCGATGGACGGGCAGGAGACGGACGGGCCGGCGGCCCACGAGCAGGCGGCCCACGGGCCGGCGGCCCACGGCCACCCGGCGCAGGGCCATGACGACCACGAGGCGCACGGCGTGCCCGGTGGGGAGACCTCGCCCCCGACGGGCGGCGTGCCCGGGCTGACGCGGTTCCGTCAGCTGCCGCTGCGCTCCCGGCTGTCGCTGCTCATCGCGGTCGCGGTGGCCTTCGCGGTGGCGCTGTCGGCCGCCGCCTGCTGGCTGATCACCCGCGACCGGCTCACCGAGCAGCTCGACACCACCCTCAGCACGGTCGACGTCCCCGGCGACTACGTCCAGGCGCTCGGCGCCCGCTGCGCCGGCACCCCGCTCAACGTCCGCTTCCAGCCCACCCCGTACACCATCCAGCTCGTCACCCCCTCCGGCTACGTCTGCACCTCGCCGAACAAGCAGCCCATCCCCGCCCAGCGGGCGGACGAGGCGGTCGCCGACGGCCGGCTGGCCAGCGCCGTCCACACCACCAAGGACGAGAACGGCACCCCGATGCGGGTCTCGACCGTCCCCTACCGCGGCCCGCTCACCGACATCCAGGGCAACCGGCTGGCGGTCTCCGTCGCCGCGCCGATGGACCAGGTCACCGACCCGCTCAACCAGCTCGCGCTGGTGCTGCTGGTCGTCGCCGGGGTCGGGGTGCTGGGCGCGGCGACGGCCGGGCTGTGGGTGGCCAGGGCGGCGCTGAAGCCCGTCGACCGGCTGACCGCCGCCGTGGAGCACGTCGCCCGCACTCAGGACCTCGCCATCCGCATCCCCACCGACGGCGAGGACGAGATCGCCCGCCTCTCCCGGTCGTTCAACGCGATGACCGCCGCGCTGGCCGCCTCCCGCGACCTCCAGCAGCAGCTGATCGCCGACGCCGGCCACGAGCTGCGCACGCCCCTGACGTCGCTGCGGACCAACATCGACCTCCTGGAGCGCAGCGAGCGCTCCGGCCGCCCGATCCCGGCCGCCGACAAGGAGGCCCTGCTCGCCTCGGTGAAGGCCCAGATGGGGGAGCTGGCGGCGCTCATCGGCGACCTCCAGGTCCTCTCCCGCCCACCGGAGACGGGCACCGCCGGCGGCACGGCGGCCGTCCGGGTGGTCGCCCTCCACGACATCGTCGGCACCGCGCTCGAACGAGCCAGGCTGCGTGGCCCCTCGCTCACCCTCACCGCCGACCTCGACCCCTGGTACGTCCGCGCCGAACCGCCCGCACTGGAGCGCGCGGTGGTCAACCTCCTCGACAACGCGGTGAAGTTCAGCCCCTCCGGCGGCACGGTCGAGATCCGGCTGACGGGCGGCGCGCTGACCGTCCGGGACCACGGCCCCGGCATCCCGCCCGAGGAACTCCCGCACGTCTTCGAGCGCTTCTGGCGCTCCCCGTCCGCCCGCAGCCTGCCCGGCAGCGGTCTGGGCCTGTCGATCGTGGCCCGCACGGCCGAGCAGGCCGGCGGCGGCGTACGCCTGCGCAACGCCCCCGGCGGCGGCACGGAGGCCCTGCTGACGATGCCGGGCGCGCCCACCCCGCCGCCGGACATACCGGGACGGGACGACGCGGGAGGCGAAGGGACGCCGCCCGGGCAGTTCCCCGGGCAGCCCCCCGAGCGGTGACGCCCCGGCCGGCTACTTCGCGGGTGCCTTCTCCGCCGTCCTGCCCTTGGCCGCGTCGCCGAACGGCAGGTCGGTGCCGGTCAGGTCGGCGTGGATGCCGTCGCTCTCCACGGTGATGTTGCGCAGCCGCACATCCCCCGGCGTCTTCGGAAGCTGGAAGGAGAGCGCCAGCCGGTCCGCGAGCTGAGGTTTCGTCAGGCCGGTGAGGGCGCCGAGCACCTTCGCGTCGATGCCGACCTTCTGGAGCAGCCAGGGGTGGTCCATGACCACGTCGACGAGGTTGACCTGCATCAGCTGGTGGACGAAGTGCGGCGAGCCGATCAGGTCGTGCAGCTTGTCGTCGCTGCGCAGGGCGTCGTCGAGGTACTCCTTGGGGATGCCGATCCGCTGGGCGATCGCCGGAATGCTGAGCATCGCCTTGACCTTGGCGGCCTGCCGGCTCAGCTCCGCGGCGCCCTTCCGGGTCAGCCGCAGGCCCTCCTCCTCGCCGGTGCCCGGCCGGTAGATCGCCATGTCGCCGATGTCCAGCCGCATCTGCCCGATCTCGGTGGAGATCCCCCGGTCGCCGATGCGCCGGATGCGCGCCTCGGCCCGTACGCGCAGGGTGTGCCCCGCGATGGGCAGCCGGCCGTCGGCGCGCACCCCGTTGGCCCCCAGCGCGCTGAACTTCACCTGGGAGGCGCCCAGTTCGCGGTTCATGTCGTCGAAGGCGAGCAGCACGCTGCCGTGCATCTGGCCGATGGTGGCGCCCTTGATGGCGCTCGGCAGATCGCCGTCGAGCCGGATGTCCCGCGCCGTGGCCGCCACTTTCGCCAGCGAGACCCGGTCCGCCGCGACGTCCGGGATCACCACGTCGACCTGGTCCAGCCGCTTGTCGAAGACCTGGGTGAGGAACGGGAAGCCGTGGATGTCCACCTCGGGCCGGGCGTGCAGGTGCAGGGCCGTCTTCACCTGCTCCTCGGCCTTGTTCTGCGCGTACAGCACGGCGAACCGGTCGCCGAGCGCGAGCACCCCCGCGCAGGCGGCCAGCGCGACCAGCGCCTTGATGGTGCGCGGGACGGCGGCGAAGCGGCTGACGCCCCGCTTCAGCTTCCGGTGGTTCGGGGGCGACCAGGTGTCGTCCTCGTCGTCCGAGCGCAGGCCCAGCCCCAGCGGATCGTCGTCGGTGGCACGGTCGGCGAAACGGCCGCTCCCGTGAGGTGACGGGTCGTAACCCGCCGTGTTCCCCGACCCGTTGTGGCCGCCACGTACGTCGTAGCCGCCCTGACCGTCGTAGCTGCCGCGACCGTCATAGCCGTCGTGACGGTCGTGGCTGCCGTGACTGTCATAGCCGTCGTCACGGCCGTCATGGCTGTCCTGGCCGTACGCACCCGGCTCCGGGTCGGCGAGTGCGGCCAGATCCGCGTACGGATTGGCCGGGCCGACCTGCGGGAGTTCTCTGGTGTCGCCCTGCGGATGCGCTCCGAAGCCGTCCTGCTGCGGTCTGTGCGGATGCCCGGCTATGTGGGGCTGGTCGCCGGCCTCGGAAGCGGAGGCGGCCGGGCGTGCCGCTGGGGACGAGGGTGACGACATGCGGGTGGGGGTTCGCATCAGCACATCCCACCATGAGCGGCACCCGGCAGCGCAAGTCATGCTCACGGAATGTGAGGAACGCGAAAGACGTCCGGCCGTCCTTGGCGAAATCTTGCCGCGCTCTTGTGCCCCGCTGAACTACCGTCACTGAACCACCGTCGATCTTGACCGACACCCCGGCGGGCTTCCGCCGCCATCTTCGCGCCCCTCTGGAGGAGCCCGTGATCGTCGTCACCGGAGCAACCGGCAATATCGGCCGCCGTCTTGTGGACCGCCTGCTGGAGGAGGGCGTCGCGGTCCGCGCCCTCACCAGGGACCCCGCCCGTGCCGCCCTCCCCGACCGGGCCGAGGTGGTCCGCGCCGACCTCGCCGAGGACACCGACCTCGCCCCGCTCCTGGCCGGTGCCGACGCCCTCTTCCTCAACCTCGCGGCCGGCGGCGCCGAGTCCGCGCAGCGGCTGATCGACGCCGCCGTGCGGGCGAACGTCCCCCGCATCGTCCTCAACTCCTCCCAGGGGGTGAGCGACACACCCGCCGACGAGACCAACTTCATCTCCCGTATGCACGCCACCGTGGAGCGCGCGGTCCGCGCGTCCGGCGTGGAGTGGACCTTCCTGCGCGGCGGCAACTACGCCACCAACGCGCTCGGCTGGGCCCCGGCGATCCGCGCGACCGGCGTGGTCCGCGACGCGCACCCGGACGCCCAGGGTGCGCCGGTCCACGAGGCCGACCTCGCGGACGTCGCCGCCGTCGCCCTCCTGGACCGCACCGGCGCCCACGTCCACCGCATCCACCGCCTCACCGGCCCCGAGGTGCTCACCAACGCCCAGCAGGTCGCCGTCATCGCCGAGGCCGTCGGCCGCCCCGTGCGCATCGAGCGGATCTCGGAGGAGGAGGCCGCGGAGGCGATGGCCGGCCCGCACTTCCCGCTGGCGGCCGCCCGCGAACTCGTCGGCCTCTTCGGCTCGACGGTGGACGCCCCGGCCTTCCCGGTGACCGACACGGTCGAACGCGTCACCGGCCGCCCGGCCCGCACCTTCGCCCAGTGGGCCCGGGACCACGCGGCGGACTTCTCCTGACGGCGACGCCCGGTTGTTCTTCGCCGGGTACACGAACTACTTCCTGTGGACGCCGCAGCAGCCCGCGTTCGCGGCGACGTTGCGTTGCCGCACCTGAAGCGGTACGAGTCGGGCGGGATGCCCGACCGGTTCGTGGAGCACGCGGAGGAACTGTGGGCGGGGGCGGCGGCGGTGTGACCTCGATGCCTGGAAGAGCCGTCGTGCGGCCGTGAGGGTCGTTCGTACCGTTTTCGCGGCTGACGCCCTCCGTGTGGTCGTGGTGTACGCGGCCATACAGGAGGGTGCGGGCCCCGGTCCCGATCGGGCCACGTTCGGGTATGGGCGGGGCCATGAACGTAAAGCGCAGCCCAATCCCGTATCCGGGACCCGTTAAAGATCCTTTCCCTGCCGTGGCTCCCGGCGTACTCCTGAAGCCTTGTGTGTGATCGGACGGGGGGAGCGGGATGAGCGGGCAGTTCGGCGTCGAGCCGACGGCACTGACGGATCTGGCGGACAAGTTCGACCTGCAGGCGACGGATCTGGACGGCCCGATCCGTTCCTTCGCGGCGACGTCGGCGGAGGTCGGGGAGGCGTTCGGGATCCTCGGTGCCTGCGACGGCGCGATGGAGAAGTACCAGACGCTGCTGAGCAGCACGATCAAGGCGCTGGGTCAGCTGCCCCAGGTGCTCAACAGTGACGCCGACCGGCTGCGGATCAACGCGTCCCAGTACGCGGAGGCGGACCAGGCGGCCGTCGGCCACCTCCAGGCCGTGCCCCGTTACCAGGCGGTGTGACGGTGAGCGTCAACAGCTGGATCGACGGCAAGGTCCTGGAGATCCTCCAGGCGTTCGGTGTGGAGTTGCCCGGCGGCAACGGCGACACGCTTCGCGAGATCGCCCGCGGCTGGGACGCCATGGGCAATGACCTGACCAAGGTCGTAGGGGCTCTCGACCGCGCCGTCGACGGCGTCGACAAGCAGGGCTGGCACGGCGCGGCCCGGGACGCCTTCGAGAAGCACTGGCAGGACCAGAAGAAGACCGTCACCGACGTCGCGAACAACTTCCACCATGTCGCGGACGGGCTGCGGGAGTTCGCCGGCGAGATCGACAAGATCAACGAAGAGATCATCGACATCTGCGTGCAGATCGCCGAGATGGAGGTGCTCGGCGCCGCGCTGTCCGTGTTCACCGGATTTCTCTCCGACCTCGTCGCCAACACGGCCGTCGCCGCGAAGGTCGCCAAGGTCGTGGACCTGGTGAAGCTGTTCACCTCGGCGGCCGAGAAGGTGGCGGCGCTGCTGGAGCGCTTCGGCGGCATGAGCGCGGAGACCGCGGCGACGTTGGAGAAGATGCTCACCGCGGTGGCCCGGATCGGCGGCAAGTTCCTCATGAAGGGCGCGGAGAGCTTCGCCACGAACTTCGTCGCCGACTCGGGCAGCATGATGATCAACCAGGCGCTCACCGGTCAGCCGGTGACGGTGGGCAAGGATTTCAAGACCGCCGGCAAGGAAGCCGCGGGCACAGCCGTGTTCACCGCCGGCGGAGCGTCGTTTGCGGAGGGTGCGAAGCTGACGGGCGCGGTCGGCAAAGTGCTCAGCGGTGAGGGCCGGGCGGGCAACACCGTCAATGGTGCGTTCGGCAATGTGGTCGGCGGTCTCACCGCCGATTTGACGGACGACGAGAAGGGCGGTGCGGACACCGTGTGGGATGTGGGGACGAACGCCGTCACCGGTGCCCTCGGAAACCACGCCGGCGACCGCCTTCTCGGCGGCATGGAGGGGCACAGCCTCGGCGGCGAGAACGTTGCCGAACACCACAGGTTCAAGGACACGATGTACCGGGACGGCTTCGGCACCGGACTCAACACGGCGATCTACGAAGGCGGCGGCGGGATCGAGTCCGACCTCCAGGGCCTCGACAAGGACATGGACGAAGCCGAGAAGGAGGCGGGTTAGGCCGTGCTCCAAGAGGCCGGCACCGTGATCCTGGCCGGGGTCGCGCACATCCCGAAACACGATCCTGGCTGGGGCGGCACGTTCCAGTTGCTCCTGGGGTTCTTCGTCGGGTGCCCGATCACCGTTGCCGGTGTCTACCTGACCGTCGGCCTCTGGCGCGTCAAGGAAGGGAAGACCTGGTTCAACCATCTGTTCGGGCCGCTGGTCTTCGTCATCGGTCTGGCCGTCGCCGTCCCCTGTTTCGGCTTCGCCTTCCACCTGCTGTGACGCGTGTGCCGACCGCGGCGGCCCCGGCCGCCCGCCGCACGGGCGGACGGCCGGGGCCGTAGGTGTGGGGACGGGCGACCCGAACGGCCGCCCGCAGGCGGCTACTTCACCACCGTGATCCGATCGGCCTTCGGCGGGGCGAGGGGGTTGGTCGGGGACGAGTGGGCCGTCAGGTAGGCGGTGAGGGCGTCCAGGTCGGAGGGGCCGACGTACTTGTGGGTGCCCTGCTTCAGCGCGGGGAAGCCGTCGCCGCCACCGGCCAGGAACTCGTTCATGGCGACCCGGTAGGTCTTGGCGGGGTCCAGGGCGGCGCCGTCGAGCCTGACCGAGTCGGCGACGACGCGGGCGGCGCCGGTCCTGGTCATGTCGAGGGTGTAGGTGAGGCCCTCGGAGATCTGGAGGATCTTGGGGGACGCCTCGTTGGGGCCGCTGACCTGCTGCTGGAGGGCGGTCAGGAGCTGGGCGCCGGTCAGGTCCACGACGTTGGTCATGTTGGTGAACGGCTGGACGGTGAACGCCTCGCCGTAGGTGACGACGCCGTCGCCCTCGTTGCCCGACGCCTTGTACGCGAGGTCGGAGCGGATGCCGCCGGGGTTCATCAGGGCGAGTTGGGCGCCGCCCTTGTCGGGGGCCCTGGTGGCGGCCCGTTGGGCGTCGGCGACGAGGTCGCCGAGGGGCTCCTCGGGGGTGCCGGCGCCGCGGCCGTTGATGTCGGCGGAGATGTACCCGACCGGCTTGTTCGCCACAGGCGCGGCCAGCTTGTTCCAGCGGGCGATCAGGGACGTCATGTCCGCGGCCTTGGGCCCGGTGCGGTCGACGACGTGGTTGGCGGCGTGCGGGCCGTGGACCGCCGTGCGCACGATGTCGTGGGTGCGGCGGTCGTAGGTGAGCGTGGTGTCGGTGTAGAGCCGGCCGTAGGAGGCGGCGGAGGTGACCGTGCGGGGGTGGCCGGCCGGGTCCGGGATGGTGCAGGTGTAGGACTGGTGGGTGTGGCCGGTGACCAGGGCGTCGACCTTGGGGGTGACGTGCTTGGCGATGTCGACGATCGGGCCCGAGATGCCTGCGCCCGGGCCGGGGCTGTCGCAGTCGTAGTTGTACGACGTGGAGGCGGGCATGCCGCCCTCGTGGATCAGGGCGACGATCGCCTTGACGCCCTGGCGGTCGAGGATCTTGGCGTACTTGTTGATCGTCTCGACCTCGCCGTGGAAGGTCAGACCCTTGACGCCGTCGGCGTTGACGATGTCCGGTGTGCCCTTGAGCGTCACGCCGATGAAGCCGATCTTGACGCCCTTGTGCTGCCAGACCGTGTACGGCTTGAGGATCGGCTTGCCGGTCCGGTCGTCGGTGACGTTGGCGGCGAGGTAGGGGAAGTCGGCGCCCTTGAAGGTCTTCCCCTTCTCGTAGCAGCCGTCCTTGGGGTGGCAGCCGCCGCGCTGCATCCGGGTCAACTCGGCCCGGCCCTCGTCGAATTCGTGGTTGCCGACGGAGGTGACGTCGAGGCCGAGCCTGTTCATCGCCTCGATGGTCGGCTCGTCGTGGAAGAGGCCGGAGAGCAGCGGGCTGGCGCCGATGAGGTCGCCGGCCGCCGCGGTGACGGAGTACGGGTGGCCCTTGCGGGCGGTGCGGAGGGACTGCGCCAGGTACTCGACGCCGCCGGCCGGGATCGTCTTCCGGGACCCGTCGGCCTGGAGCTGCTCGACGGTGCCGGAGGAGCCCTGCGGCGGTTCGAGGTTGCCGTGGAAGTCGTTGAAGGAGAGCAGCTGGACGTCGACCGTGCCGGCCGGGCGGTGGGCGCGGCCGCTGTCGGCGCCGGCGGGCCCGGCGGTGGCAGCAGGGGTCGCGGCGTAAGCCGCTCCAGTGGAGCCGGTGCTTGCAACGGGGCCCGCGGCGGTGGCGAGCACGGCGGCGCCGGCCGCCAATCTGCGGGCGAGACCGTGGCGTTGGGATGTCGGTGGCATGGTTCCCCTCCGTTGATGCTGCTGAGCGGGGGCAGCATATTGTCGACGCGCGTAGCGGAACAGGGGCGGCGGCTCACGGCCCGGTGGCCGGGCGGTGGCGATGCGGGGCGCGGCGGGCGTCCGCGCCGCCTCCATGACGCCGCGGCAGCGTCGTACGCTTCAGGCATGACTGACGCTGCACAGGAGATGGGCCGGGCCGGACGCAGGATCCAGGTGGTCGACGAGCTCGCGCCGGAAGGGGCCGCGGCCGTCCTCGAACTGATCGAACGGGCCGCGCGGACGGACGGGCAGCCGGCCGTGTCCGAGCAGGGACGGCTCCAGCTGCGGGGCGGCCGGCGGGTGGGCGTACGGCATCTGCTGGTGTATGCGCCGGGAGAGAGCGGTGAGGAGCTGGTCGGTTACGGGCAGCTGGAGGACACCGACCCGGTGGAGGCGCCGGCCGCCGAACTGGTCGTCCACCCGGGGTACCGCGGCCGCGGCCACGGCCGGGCGCTCGGCGGCGAGCTGCTGGTCCAGTCCGGGCGCCGGTTGCGGGTGTGGGCGCACGGCGGGCACCCGGCCGCCCGGCATCTGGCGCAGACGCTGGGCCTGACGATGTTCCGCGAGCTGCGGCAGATGCGGCGGCCGCTGGCCGACCTCGACCTGTCGGAGCCGGTGCTCCCGGAGGGGGTGACGGTGCGGACGTTCCAGCCGGACGGCGACGACGCGGCCTGGTTGGAGGTCAACGCCGAGGCTTTCGCGCACCATCCCGAGCAGGGCTCGCTGACCCAGCGCGACCTCGACGACCGCAAGGCCGAGCCGTGGTTCGACCCCAAGGGCTTCTTCCTCGCCGAGCGGGACGGCCGGCTGGTCGGCTTCCACTGGACGAAGGTGCACGCCGAAGAGGGCCTGGGCGAGGTGTACGTCCTCGGGGTGCGGCCGGGCGCGCAGGGCGGCGGCCTGGGCAAGGCGCTGACCTCGATCGGGCTGCGGCACCTGGCGGCGCAGGGGCTGGCCACCGCGATGCTCTACGTGGACGCGGACAACGCGGCCGCGGTGACGGTGTACGAGCGGCTGGGGTTCGAGACGCACGAGACGGACCTGATGTACCGGTCGGAGACGTGATCCCGGGGGCGGGGCGGTCGGGGGCGGTGTCGGCCGCCGCCCCGCCGTCGGCACACCGCCGTCATGCCTCCCGGGCCCGCTGTCCCTGGGGCTGCTGCTCCTGCTGGTGCCCCGGCTCCCGCCGGTGCTCCTGTTTCCGCTGGTCGTGCCACTCGCGCGCCAGCATCGCGTAGATCACCTCGTCGCTCCACCCGCCGTCCAGGAACTCGTTCTCCCGCAGATGGCCCTCGCGGCGCATGCCCAGGCGCTCCAGCAGCCGGGCGGAGGCGGTGTTGCGGCCGTCCAACTCGGCCTGGATCCGGTGCAGTCCGAGCTCCTCGAAGCCCAGCCTCAGCAGCGCGCGGGCGGCCTCGGTGGCGTAGCCGTGGCCGGCGTGGTCGGGGTTGAAGACGTAGCCGATGCGGCCCTGGCGGTGCTCGCGGCGCGTGTAGACGAACGTCACGTCGCCGACCAGCGTGTGGGTCTCCCGCAGCACGACGGCGAGCTGGAGGAAGTCGCCGGACTCGCGCAGCGTGGTGCGGGTCGCCTTCTCGGCGACGAAGGCGCGGGAGGCGGCCTCGTCGTGCGGGCCTCCGTAGAGGTAACGGCAGACCTCGGGGCGGCGCCGGTAGGCGTGGACGGCATCGAAGTCGTCGTGGCGCACCGGGCGGAGGTCCAGGCGCTCGGTCCGCAGCGGGTAGTCGGGGGTGAACGGGAGCGGTGGCAGCGGGGGTATGGAGGACGTGGAAGGTCTGAGCACGCGCTCAGCGTAGGCAGCGGGCGTGGACGGCGCAGCGGACTTTCCCGGATGCGGCCGTGGCATCGGTCCGACTTCCGATTCCGATGCTTTGCCCGCATTGGCGGCTGTGAAGATCGTCGAGGGGCGGGCCGGCCGGGCGGCACCTGGGAGTGGTGTCCCGCTTGCCCGGTCGCCATGTCCTCGTTACCAGCGGTTCAACATCAGTTGCAAGCATCACTGAATGCAGCCCGCTGTGCCGAACGTCCCCAGTCCGCGGCTCGAAGTCGCGCCGCCGCCCTCTGGCGCGCCTGGAAGCGCCCGAGCGCGGAAGAATAAGGACATGAAGCAGCAGCGCAGCGCTCAGGCCCCGGCCCAGCCCGAGATGCCCGCCCAGGAACCGCCGAGGGCGGCAGGTTCTGCGATGCCGCAGCCCCCGGTGCAGCAGCCCCCGGTGCAGCAGCCGTCCGTGGGCTCGATCGCCGCGCACCGCCCGCACGCCGTCCGGCGCGCCGTCTCCGGGCTGGAACCCGACCTGGACGCCGATCCGGACGCGTACGACGACCACGGCGTCCCGGGTGCGAACGGCGAGGAACTGCCCAGCGGCCGCTTCCTGGACCGCGAGCGCAGCTGGCTGGGGTTCAACGAGCGGGTGCTGGAGCTGGCCGAGGACCCGGCCACCCCGCTCCTGGAACGCGCCAATTTCCTGGCGATCTTCGCCAGCAATCTGGACGAGTTCTTCATGGTCCGGGTCGCGGGCCTCAAGCGCCGGATCGCCACCGGCGTCGCCACCCGCTCGGCCTCCGGGCTCCAGCCCCGCGAGGTGCTGGACCAGATCTGGACGCGCTCCCGCGAGCTGATGGCGCGGCACGCCGCCTGCTTCCAGCAGGACGTCGCGCCGGAGCTGGCCGATCAGGGCATCCACCTGATCCGCTGGCCCGATCTGGCGGAGAAGGAGCAGGCCCGGCTGTTCACGCTGTTCCGGCAGCAGATCTTCCCGGTGCTCACGCCGCTGGCCGTGGACCCCGCGCACCCCTTCCCGTACATCTCCGGGCTGTCGCTGAATCTCGCGGTGGTCGTCCGCAATCCGGTCAGCGGGCATGATCACTTTGCGCGAGTGAAGGTTCCCCCGCTGCTCTCGCGCTTCCTGGAAGCGTCCCCGCAGCGCTACGTCCCCATCGAGGACGTGATCGCCGCCCACCTGGAGGAGCTGTTCCCGGGGATGGAGGTGCGGGCGCACCACATGTTCCGGGTGACCCGCAACGAGGACCTGGAGGTGGAGGAGGACGACGCCGAGAACCTCCTCCAGGCCCTGGAGAAGGAGCTGATGCGGCGGCGCTTCGGGCCGCCGGTCCGCCTGGAGGTCGAGGAGAGCATCGACCCGGCCGTGCTGGACCTGCTCGTCCAGGAGCTGAAGGTCTCCGAGGCCGAGGTCTACCCGCTGCCCGGGCCGCTCGACCTGACCGGCCTGTTCGGGATCGGGGCGCTGGACCGCCCGGAGCTGAAGTACCCCAAGTTCGTGGCGGGCACCCACCGCGACCTGGCCGAGGTGGAGTCGGCGTCCGCGCCCGACATCTTCGCCGCGCTGCGCAACCGCGACGTCCTGCTGCACCACCCCTACGACTCCTTCTCCACCTCCGTGCAGGCGTTCCTGGAGCAGGCCGCCGCCGACCCGAACGTGCTCGCCATCAAGCAGACCCTCTACCGCACCTCCGACCACTCCCCGATCGTCGACGCCCTGATAGACGCCGCGGAGTCCGGCAAGCAGGTGCTCGTCCTGGTGGAGATCAAGGCGCGCTTCGACGAACAGGCCAACATCAAGTGGGCCCGCAAGCTGGAGGAGTCCGGCTGCCATGTCGTCTACGGCCTGGTCGGGCTCAAGACCCACTGCAAGCTCTCCCTGGTGGTGCGCCAGGAGGGCGAGACCCTGCGCCGGTACTCCCACGTGGGCACCGGCAACTACCACCCCAAGACGGCCAGGCTGTACGAGGACCTCGGGCTGCTGACCGCGGACCCGCAGGTGGGAGCCGACCTCTCCGACCTCTTCAACCGCCTCAGCGGCTACTCCCGGCGGGAGACCTACCGTCGGCTGCTGGTGGCGCCCACGTCGCTGCGCGACGGGCTGGTCAAGCGGATCAACAAGGAGGCCGCGCACCACCGCGCCGGCCGCCCCGCCTACGTCCGGATCAAGGTCAACTCCATGGTCGACGAGGCGGTCATCGACGCGCTCTACCGGGCCTCGCAGGCCGGGGTGCCGGTCGACATCTGGGTGCGCGGCATCTGCGCGCTGCGCCCCGGGGTGCCCGGACTGAGCGAGACCATCCGGGTCCGCAGCATCCTCGGCCGCTTCCTGGAGCACTCCCGGGTCTTCGCCTTCGGCAACGGCGGCGAGCCCG
Proteins encoded in this region:
- a CDS encoding WXG100 family type VII secretion target, with translation MSVNSWIDGKVLEILQAFGVELPGGNGDTLREIARGWDAMGNDLTKVVGALDRAVDGVDKQGWHGAARDAFEKHWQDQKKTVTDVANNFHHVADGLREFAGEIDKINEEIIDICVQIAEMEVLGAALSVFTGFLSDLVANTAVAAKVAKVVDLVKLFTSAAEKVAALLERFGGMSAETAATLEKMLTAVARIGGKFLMKGAESFATNFVADSGSMMINQALTGQPVTVGKDFKTAGKEAAGTAVFTAGGASFAEGAKLTGAVGKVLSGEGRAGNTVNGAFGNVVGGLTADLTDDEKGGADTVWDVGTNAVTGALGNHAGDRLLGGMEGHSLGGENVAEHHRFKDTMYRDGFGTGLNTAIYEGGGGIESDLQGLDKDMDEAEKEAG
- a CDS encoding bifunctional UDP-sugar hydrolase/5'-nucleotidase is translated as MPPTSQRHGLARRLAAGAAVLATAAGPVASTGSTGAAYAATPAATAGPAGADSGRAHRPAGTVDVQLLSFNDFHGNLEPPQGSSGTVEQLQADGSRKTIPAGGVEYLAQSLRTARKGHPYSVTAAAGDLIGASPLLSGLFHDEPTIEAMNRLGLDVTSVGNHEFDEGRAELTRMQRGGCHPKDGCYEKGKTFKGADFPYLAANVTDDRTGKPILKPYTVWQHKGVKIGFIGVTLKGTPDIVNADGVKGLTFHGEVETINKYAKILDRQGVKAIVALIHEGGMPASTSYNYDCDSPGPGAGISGPIVDIAKHVTPKVDALVTGHTHQSYTCTIPDPAGHPRTVTSAASYGRLYTDTTLTYDRRTHDIVRTAVHGPHAANHVVDRTGPKAADMTSLIARWNKLAAPVANKPVGYISADINGRGAGTPEEPLGDLVADAQRAATRAPDKGGAQLALMNPGGIRSDLAYKASGNEGDGVVTYGEAFTVQPFTNMTNVVDLTGAQLLTALQQQVSGPNEASPKILQISEGLTYTLDMTRTGAARVVADSVRLDGAALDPAKTYRVAMNEFLAGGGDGFPALKQGTHKYVGPSDLDALTAYLTAHSSPTNPLAPPKADRITVVK
- the mshD gene encoding mycothiol synthase gives rise to the protein MTDAAQEMGRAGRRIQVVDELAPEGAAAVLELIERAARTDGQPAVSEQGRLQLRGGRRVGVRHLLVYAPGESGEELVGYGQLEDTDPVEAPAAELVVHPGYRGRGHGRALGGELLVQSGRRLRVWAHGGHPAARHLAQTLGLTMFRELRQMRRPLADLDLSEPVLPEGVTVRTFQPDGDDAAWLEVNAEAFAHHPEQGSLTQRDLDDRKAEPWFDPKGFFLAERDGRLVGFHWTKVHAEEGLGEVYVLGVRPGAQGGGLGKALTSIGLRHLAAQGLATAMLYVDADNAAAVTVYERLGFETHETDLMYRSET
- a CDS encoding GNAT family N-acetyltransferase, which translates into the protein MLRPSTSSIPPLPPLPFTPDYPLRTERLDLRPVRHDDFDAVHAYRRRPEVCRYLYGGPHDEAASRAFVAEKATRTTLRESGDFLQLAVVLRETHTLVGDVTFVYTRREHRQGRIGYVFNPDHAGHGYATEAARALLRLGFEELGLHRIQAELDGRNTASARLLERLGMRREGHLRENEFLDGGWSDEVIYAMLAREWHDQRKQEHRREPGHQQEQQPQGQRAREA